One Solibacillus sp. R5-41 DNA segment encodes these proteins:
- a CDS encoding DUF4003 family protein yields MNERLQLFFDNIEKIKLYFGSDAESFAKHLALKLTVRNIHFYYEDYENVQKQIKKHTKWYQFARNSSKLNHAYYVHFAKNPEQIPKVFQQYRTLPKQFNRGEQSYLTAMYLNDEAAIIKIGALMHELKQQPSLKFSSFATHHCAILATRPEESHILANTYTQYYNKLITDGFVRGNDTIQTALLLTVGTGTFCANTIQHVKELMKLIFSIEPTLKNCHYSTIGLLALANFETNQFPALVDIHDEICRSLKISPNSCNTLLLATQIYTANEAIGDLPSYNMDFSDFAYALVNDDFTSNHGVSDN; encoded by the coding sequence ATGAATGAACGATTGCAATTATTTTTTGACAACATCGAGAAAATAAAGCTTTATTTTGGTTCTGATGCGGAAAGTTTCGCAAAACATTTGGCGCTCAAATTAACCGTTCGTAATATTCATTTTTATTACGAAGACTATGAAAACGTTCAGAAGCAAATAAAAAAACATACAAAGTGGTATCAATTCGCACGAAACAGCTCTAAATTGAATCATGCTTATTATGTACATTTCGCAAAAAATCCAGAACAAATCCCAAAAGTTTTTCAACAATATAGAACTTTACCAAAGCAATTTAATCGCGGGGAGCAAAGCTATCTTACAGCCATGTATTTAAATGATGAAGCGGCAATCATTAAAATCGGAGCACTTATGCACGAATTAAAGCAGCAGCCTAGTTTAAAGTTCTCCTCCTTTGCTACGCATCATTGCGCCATCTTAGCTACTCGTCCAGAAGAATCTCACATATTAGCCAATACATATACGCAATACTATAATAAGTTGATTACGGACGGTTTTGTTCGCGGTAATGATACGATTCAAACAGCCCTTTTACTAACGGTTGGTACAGGGACATTTTGCGCAAATACGATTCAGCATGTAAAAGAGCTGATGAAGCTTATTTTTTCGATTGAACCTACTTTAAAAAATTGTCACTACAGCACAATTGGCTTGCTCGCACTTGCCAATTTTGAAACGAATCAATTTCCTGCACTTGTAGATATCCATGATGAAATTTGTCGCAGCTTAAAAATCTCTCCGAACAGTTGCAACACCTTACTACTAGCAACGCAAATATATACGGCAAATGAAGCAATTGGGGATCTCCCATCTTACAATATGGATTTCTCTGATTTTGCGTATGCTCTTGTCAATGATGATTTCACAAGTAATCATGGGGTTAGTGACAATTAA
- a CDS encoding SACOL1771 family peroxiredoxin, with protein MTLHTFSLTIDWPGGRNEVGNLKAQRLQTQISIPPEMDGPGIGTNPDEMLLGAAATCYIITLAAMLERSQIDAIPTLKSDGIVEVTNGVFTYREIHHYIELNMSEKDEKKRGMAERYAYKAEEVCMISKALRGNVKIEVHVVMK; from the coding sequence ATGACATTACATACATTTAGTTTAACAATTGATTGGCCAGGGGGGCGCAATGAAGTTGGTAATTTAAAAGCACAGCGTTTACAAACGCAAATATCAATTCCTCCTGAGATGGATGGTCCAGGTATTGGCACGAATCCAGATGAAATGTTATTAGGTGCTGCTGCAACTTGTTATATCATTACGCTCGCTGCTATGTTAGAGCGCAGTCAAATTGATGCAATACCTACATTGAAGTCTGATGGAATCGTTGAAGTAACGAATGGCGTTTTTACCTATCGAGAAATCCATCATTATATTGAGTTGAACATGTCAGAGAAGGACGAAAAGAAGCGAGGTATGGCAGAACGCTATGCATATAAAGCAGAGGAGGTTTGTATGATTAGCAAGGCATTAAGGGGAAATGTGAAGATTGAAGTACACGTAGTAATGAAATAG
- the hutH gene encoding histidine ammonia-lyase, producing MIQLNGERLSMGQLEQILYKHEKVEIGQDAIDKVKKSRQAVERIVEQEKTVYGINTGFGKFSDVKIAEHEVGTLQLNLIRSHACGFGDPFPEIVSRAMMVLRLNALLKGLSGIRLEVLERLVWMINEKVHPIIPQQGSLGASGDLAPLSHLVLAIIGEGEVWVDGECRPSDEVFNEHHLPQIKLQAKEGLALINGTQAMTAQGVVNYIEAEKLAYASEWISAMTMESLYGIIDAFHPAVHEARGMQEQMDVAQRMREWLEGSQLITHQGEKRVQDPYSLRCIPQIHGASWQVLNYVKEKLELEMNAATDNPLIFDEGEVVISGGNFHGQPIAFAMDFLKIGMAELANVSERRIERLVNPSLSEGLPAFLSAQPGLESGAMILQYSAASLVSENKTLAHPASVDSIPSSANQEDHVSMGTTGARHARMIIANVRHVLAIEAFCAAQAVEYRGAEKMSPKLHEKWQELRALAPSMITDRIFSKDINKIATYLLP from the coding sequence ATGATTCAATTAAACGGTGAAAGATTATCGATGGGACAACTAGAACAAATTTTATACAAGCATGAAAAAGTTGAAATCGGACAAGACGCGATTGATAAGGTTAAAAAAAGCCGGCAAGCCGTTGAACGAATTGTGGAGCAAGAAAAAACAGTTTACGGCATTAATACCGGGTTTGGAAAATTTAGTGATGTTAAAATAGCAGAACATGAAGTAGGTACTTTGCAATTAAACTTAATCCGCTCACATGCTTGTGGTTTTGGCGATCCATTTCCTGAAATTGTTTCAAGAGCAATGATGGTGCTACGTTTAAATGCCTTATTAAAAGGGTTATCAGGTATTCGTTTAGAAGTGCTAGAACGTTTAGTGTGGATGATTAATGAAAAAGTCCATCCAATCATCCCACAGCAAGGTTCACTTGGGGCATCTGGAGATTTAGCGCCTTTATCGCATTTAGTGCTAGCGATAATTGGTGAAGGGGAAGTTTGGGTTGATGGTGAGTGCCGTCCTTCAGATGAAGTGTTTAACGAGCATCATTTACCACAAATTAAGCTACAAGCAAAAGAAGGGCTTGCTTTAATTAATGGCACACAGGCGATGACTGCACAAGGTGTCGTGAATTATATTGAAGCGGAAAAATTAGCGTATGCGAGTGAATGGATTTCCGCGATGACGATGGAATCTTTATACGGCATTATCGACGCATTCCATCCAGCTGTGCATGAAGCAAGAGGGATGCAGGAGCAAATGGACGTTGCACAACGTATGCGAGAATGGCTAGAAGGTAGTCAGCTAATTACGCACCAAGGGGAAAAACGTGTGCAAGATCCATATTCACTGCGCTGTATTCCACAAATTCATGGAGCAAGCTGGCAAGTATTGAATTACGTAAAGGAAAAGTTGGAGCTTGAAATGAATGCGGCTACTGATAATCCGCTCATTTTTGACGAGGGAGAAGTAGTTATTTCAGGTGGAAACTTCCATGGGCAGCCAATTGCCTTCGCGATGGATTTTTTGAAAATTGGTATGGCAGAACTTGCGAATGTATCAGAACGTCGCATCGAACGTTTAGTCAATCCATCTTTAAGTGAAGGATTACCAGCATTTTTAAGTGCTCAGCCAGGGTTAGAGTCAGGGGCAATGATTTTACAGTATAGTGCAGCAAGCTTAGTGTCGGAAAATAAAACATTAGCACACCCTGCTTCTGTGGACTCGATTCCATCCTCTGCGAATCAAGAAGACCATGTTAGTATGGGGACGACGGGGGCACGTCATGCACGAATGATTATTGCAAATGTCCGCCACGTATTAGCAATTGAAGCATTTTGTGCGGCTCAAGCAGTCGAATATCGTGGTGCAGAAAAAATGTCACCGAAGCTTCATGAAAAATGGCAGGAGCTACGAGCTCTTGCACCAAGCATGATTACGGATCGTATTTTTAGTAAAGATATTAATAAAATTGCTACGTATTTATTACCTTAG
- a CDS encoding ATP-grasp domain-containing protein, whose product MSKQPFLPIIVGTDINAYNMAISFHEEYNIRPILVGKGVLPFTNLSTIPRAIEYDKKLGDPAQFAKILISVAKKYEGEADKLILIGTNDLYVRLIIENRTILKDYFAFNNIDVELMEHLQIKSNFYKLCEQHGIDIPTTYFYDCRVDDDFTGEMMYPVIIKPSNGIEYSRHPFEGQAKVFKVDSSEEVQKVIDMVKASGYQEELIIQDFIPGEDTAMWDSVIYVSSKGETQLVTFAQVALQEHTKTAIGNYTAVLSRYNEEVMTKLRGFLEAVDYRGFANFDLKYDERDGKFKVFEVNIRQGRSSYYVTAMGHNMARYFVDDLIFNEPKPCTYLKGDLLFSVVPKIVLRKFVADSKVQADIQRLIRERKMVNPLFYKQDKSFKRKFYLFMRQINYYKKYKENSW is encoded by the coding sequence ATGAGCAAACAACCATTTTTGCCCATTATTGTAGGTACAGATATTAATGCTTACAATATGGCCATTTCATTTCATGAAGAATATAATATCCGTCCAATTTTAGTAGGGAAGGGTGTACTGCCTTTTACGAATTTAAGTACAATCCCACGTGCGATTGAATACGATAAAAAATTAGGTGATCCAGCACAATTTGCGAAAATTTTAATAAGTGTTGCTAAAAAATATGAAGGTGAAGCAGACAAGCTTATATTGATTGGGACAAATGATTTATATGTCCGTTTAATTATTGAAAATCGCACCATTTTAAAAGATTATTTTGCGTTTAACAATATTGATGTAGAGCTAATGGAGCATTTACAAATTAAATCGAATTTTTATAAGCTTTGTGAGCAGCATGGCATAGATATCCCGACGACTTATTTTTATGATTGTCGCGTGGATGACGATTTTACTGGTGAGATGATGTATCCAGTCATTATTAAGCCGAGTAATGGGATTGAATATAGCCGCCATCCTTTTGAAGGACAAGCTAAAGTATTTAAAGTAGACAGTAGCGAGGAAGTACAAAAAGTAATTGATATGGTGAAGGCAAGTGGATATCAGGAAGAGCTCATTATTCAAGATTTCATTCCTGGTGAGGACACGGCGATGTGGGATTCCGTTATTTATGTAAGTTCAAAAGGTGAAACTCAGCTCGTAACATTTGCACAAGTGGCATTACAGGAACATACTAAAACTGCAATCGGAAACTATACAGCAGTCCTATCCCGCTATAATGAAGAAGTGATGACAAAGCTACGTGGCTTTTTAGAAGCAGTTGATTATCGAGGTTTTGCTAACTTCGATTTAAAATATGATGAGCGAGATGGCAAGTTTAAAGTGTTTGAAGTGAATATTCGTCAAGGTCGCTCAAGCTATTATGTGACGGCAATGGGGCACAATATGGCGCGCTATTTTGTCGATGATTTAATTTTTAATGAGCCGAAGCCATGCACCTATTTAAAGGGAGATTTATTATTCTCAGTCGTTCCGAAAATTGTCTTAAGGAAATTTGTTGCTGATTCAAAAGTTCAAGCGGATATTCAACGACTCATTCGTGAACGAAAAATGGTGAATCCGTTATTTTATAAGCAAGACAAGTCTTTCAAACGTAAATTTTATTTATTCATGCGCCAAATAAATTACTATAAAAAGTATAAAGAAAATAGTTGGTAA
- the sstT gene encoding serine/threonine transporter SstT — MKSLFEKWNSINLVNRIIAGILLGIVFALLLPEQLSVISIFGALFIKALKAVAPILVFVLVINAISSHASGKATNMKMVVMLYIVGTFLAGLVSVVVSYIFPTTLLLKTGTQEIAPPSGIAEVLETLLFNIVSNPLSAIIEANYLGILAWALVLGFALKAANDTTKSVIANLSDAVTKIVQWIISLAPLGIMGLVFETISTTGFSSLSSYGRLVIILVGTMFFIALVVNPLLVFIVARRNPYPIVFASLKESGIPAFFTRSSAANIPVNMALAEKLKLNKDTYSISIPLGATINMGGAAVTISTLTMAAAHTLGVEVDLLTAIILMALTAVSAAGASGVAGGSLLLIPLSCSLLGISDEIAMQVVAIGFIIGVLQDSCETALNSSSDIVFTAAAEYANERKTRLERKNK; from the coding sequence ATGAAAAGTTTATTTGAAAAATGGAATAGTATTAACCTTGTGAATCGAATCATTGCAGGTATTTTACTCGGAATTGTGTTTGCTTTATTATTACCTGAACAATTGTCTGTAATTTCAATATTTGGTGCATTGTTTATTAAGGCGTTAAAAGCAGTAGCACCGATATTAGTATTTGTTTTAGTCATTAATGCAATCTCTTCTCACGCGAGTGGCAAGGCTACGAATATGAAAATGGTTGTAATGTTATATATTGTAGGTACCTTTTTAGCCGGTTTAGTATCGGTTGTTGTAAGCTATATTTTCCCGACGACTTTACTATTAAAGACTGGAACACAGGAAATAGCACCACCGAGCGGAATTGCAGAAGTATTAGAAACATTATTATTCAATATCGTATCCAATCCTTTGAGTGCAATTATAGAAGCAAACTATTTAGGGATACTTGCTTGGGCGCTTGTTTTAGGATTTGCATTAAAAGCCGCGAATGATACAACAAAATCAGTAATAGCAAACTTATCAGATGCGGTTACAAAAATTGTACAATGGATAATTAGCTTAGCACCACTTGGGATTATGGGACTTGTTTTTGAGACAATTTCAACGACTGGTTTTTCTTCATTATCGTCGTATGGTCGTCTCGTCATCATATTAGTCGGTACAATGTTCTTTATTGCATTAGTTGTAAACCCTTTACTCGTATTTATTGTTGCACGTCGTAATCCATATCCGATTGTTTTTGCAAGCTTAAAAGAAAGCGGAATACCGGCATTTTTCACGCGAAGTTCAGCAGCTAATATTCCAGTAAATATGGCATTAGCAGAAAAGCTTAAGTTAAATAAAGACACGTATTCGATCTCGATTCCTTTAGGTGCAACAATCAATATGGGGGGCGCGGCAGTTACAATTTCAACATTGACGATGGCGGCTGCTCATACTTTAGGTGTTGAAGTCGATCTACTCACGGCTATTATTTTAATGGCTTTAACAGCGGTTTCAGCAGCCGGTGCATCAGGTGTAGCAGGGGGCTCATTATTATTAATTCCGTTATCATGTAGCTTATTAGGAATTTCAGATGAGATCGCGATGCAAGTTGTTGCGATTGGCTTCATCATTGGGGTCCTTCAAGATTCATGTGAGACAGCACTGAATTCATCATCGGACATTGTATTCACTGCGGCAGCGGAGTATGCAAACGAGCGAAAAACGAGATTGGAACGAAAAAACAAGTAA
- a CDS encoding AarF/ABC1/UbiB kinase family protein has translation MHALTIILQLVVASILVFFISGRLIGSQVTLGKRAFSVIISVIFTSFVFWYTYIRGTSYFEEGIVSNLMNVVTLLWFGGMLLISMLLYLFFELFDQIEINENGIPVGRRSSLKTVLIYWRRQKRLSEVLRIAMKNGVTRTVKYARSREDERELAIALRDTLEQCGGIFVKFGQVLSTRKELLSPVFIEELEKLQQHVRPLSKEQVDEILKKNLKGDVNQIFSYFSEEPLASASIGQVHKAILRDTNEPVAVKLLRPDVKNIMNEDLGILMEFASWISSKSQWAESLGFLELAKGFSVALGEEIDFTIEARNMEQMTTIIQSGKNDVKIPKVYQRYSNTNILVMEYVTGKSVAIAQHIYEEQHIDRRQFAQSLLFSFLEQALVSGIFHADPHPGNIYIEQHTGKLTMLDFGAVGRLADPQQEGLKYFLVGIYQNDAPLVVDGVRLLVENTEDINRIEMEQAISQILLKINYVSQIPTDVLIYSIFSVVREFGLHFYPAVNVALRAIVTLDGTLSTIDPNFEIFTEAKEFSNDYLKTSFSKPFTEPRATKALIEEELALILPNISKIPRRIDQLVKKVESGKIILHHDIFSDKANSLFISQLFSRFVLLLVGITFGIISVALLAISQFMHSVYAIYLNTVAHLGLFICAILLVRLSIQAIRDMKRMK, from the coding sequence ATGCATGCTCTAACAATTATTTTACAATTAGTTGTTGCTTCAATACTCGTATTTTTTATTAGTGGACGTTTAATTGGCTCTCAAGTGACCTTAGGTAAGCGCGCTTTTTCAGTCATAATCAGTGTGATTTTTACGAGCTTTGTCTTTTGGTATACATATATCCGCGGGACAAGTTATTTTGAAGAAGGAATTGTTTCAAATTTAATGAATGTTGTAACGCTTCTATGGTTTGGCGGTATGCTGCTTATTTCGATGTTGCTGTATTTGTTTTTTGAACTGTTTGATCAGATTGAAATTAATGAAAATGGCATACCAGTTGGACGACGCTCTAGTCTGAAAACAGTGCTCATATATTGGCGTCGTCAAAAACGTTTAAGTGAAGTTTTACGAATTGCTATGAAAAACGGCGTGACGCGCACGGTGAAATATGCCCGTTCGCGTGAAGATGAACGAGAATTAGCGATTGCTTTGCGCGATACGCTTGAGCAATGTGGGGGGATCTTCGTCAAGTTTGGTCAAGTTCTTTCAACACGAAAAGAGCTGCTATCTCCAGTGTTCATTGAGGAACTAGAAAAATTGCAACAGCATGTGCGTCCACTTTCGAAGGAGCAAGTAGACGAGATTTTAAAGAAAAATCTAAAAGGCGACGTCAATCAAATCTTTTCTTACTTTAGTGAAGAACCATTAGCATCCGCATCAATTGGCCAAGTGCATAAAGCGATATTACGTGATACAAACGAACCCGTTGCTGTGAAATTATTGCGTCCTGATGTAAAAAATATTATGAATGAAGATTTAGGCATTTTAATGGAATTTGCCAGTTGGATTTCAAGTAAATCACAATGGGCGGAAAGCTTAGGTTTTTTAGAGTTAGCAAAGGGTTTTAGCGTTGCTTTAGGTGAGGAAATCGATTTTACGATTGAAGCGCGGAACATGGAACAAATGACGACGATTATTCAAAGTGGGAAAAACGATGTAAAAATTCCTAAAGTGTATCAACGTTATAGTAATACAAACATTCTTGTCATGGAATATGTTACAGGGAAGTCCGTAGCTATTGCGCAACATATTTATGAAGAACAGCATATTGATCGACGCCAATTTGCGCAATCATTATTATTTTCATTTTTAGAGCAGGCACTCGTTTCAGGTATTTTTCATGCGGATCCACATCCAGGAAATATTTATATTGAGCAGCATACAGGAAAGTTAACGATGCTTGATTTTGGGGCAGTTGGGCGCCTTGCAGATCCACAGCAAGAAGGGTTGAAATACTTCTTAGTCGGTATCTATCAAAATGACGCACCACTAGTTGTAGATGGTGTAAGGTTACTCGTTGAAAATACAGAAGATATTAATCGTATTGAAATGGAGCAGGCGATTAGTCAAATTTTATTGAAAATTAATTATGTATCACAAATTCCCACAGATGTTTTAATTTATTCTATTTTTTCGGTTGTCCGTGAATTTGGGCTGCACTTTTATCCCGCGGTTAATGTTGCATTGCGCGCGATTGTGACGCTCGATGGTACATTATCAACGATTGATCCAAACTTCGAAATTTTTACAGAAGCGAAGGAATTTTCAAATGATTATTTGAAAACAAGTTTTTCAAAACCTTTTACGGAGCCTCGTGCTACAAAGGCGCTTATAGAAGAAGAATTAGCACTCATTTTACCAAATATCAGTAAAATCCCAAGGCGAATTGACCAGCTCGTGAAGAAGGTTGAAAGTGGTAAAATTATTTTGCATCACGATATTTTTTCTGATAAGGCAAATTCATTATTCATTAGCCAATTATTTTCGCGCTTCGTACTATTATTAGTCGGCATCACCTTTGGCATCATCTCTGTTGCATTATTGGCCATTTCGCAATTCATGCATTCGGTCTATGCTATCTATTTAAATACTGTAGCTCATTTAGGTTTATTTATATGCGCAATCTTATTAGTGCGTCTATCCATACAAGCAATAAGAGATATGAAGCGAATGAAATGA